A window from uncultured Desulfobacter sp. encodes these proteins:
- a CDS encoding TrbC/VirB2 family protein, producing MKKHLPLIFMSVILFVAISPDGVLATTISEFQTPTETLMETLRGPWAKAVAIIMILAAAFMMWFKKDDLDGMAKGFLVVVCIISVLALAEPIINQLFSFGSGALI from the coding sequence ATGAAAAAACATCTTCCCTTAATTTTTATGTCAGTTATCCTTTTTGTTGCCATTTCTCCTGACGGTGTCCTGGCAACAACTATTTCAGAATTTCAAACCCCGACAGAAACTCTTATGGAAACCCTTCGCGGCCCATGGGCCAAAGCCGTGGCCATCATCATGATTCTGGCCGCTGCCTTTATGATGTGGTTTAAAAAGGATGATCTCGACGGCATGGCCAAGGGTTTCCTGGTGGTTGTCTGTATCATCTCCGTACTTGCCCTGGCAGAACCCATTATTAATCAGTTGTTCTCCTTTGGCAGCGGTGCGCTGATCTGA
- a CDS encoding conjugal transfer protein TraL, with protein MAVINVVLQGKGGVGKSLISSLMGQYLIDRDQLLACFDADPVNATFAAYKSLEAVRVELMEGDIINSRLFDNLIEKLVELPENACVVIDSGASTFIPLSSYMSENNIAQFLKETGHQLFLHTIIAGGQAETDTIQGLNSLLNCFPGTPVTVWVNPFFGQIEFTEKHELARKNAKNGGIIITLPSYKKETFGHDLETVLKSRLTFEQAIESDGLNIMAKQRLKIIRDNIWALLDGTGFTNEIKNTGTDS; from the coding sequence ATGGCCGTTATAAATGTTGTTTTACAAGGGAAAGGTGGTGTCGGTAAAAGCCTTATCTCAAGCTTAATGGGCCAGTATTTAATTGATCGTGACCAATTACTGGCTTGTTTTGATGCCGATCCGGTCAACGCCACTTTTGCCGCCTACAAAAGCCTTGAGGCTGTAAGGGTAGAGCTTATGGAAGGGGATATCATAAACAGCCGTTTGTTTGACAACCTCATAGAAAAGCTGGTGGAGCTGCCGGAAAACGCCTGTGTGGTTATAGACAGCGGGGCCAGCACATTCATCCCCCTGTCCTCTTATATGTCGGAAAACAATATAGCCCAGTTTCTCAAAGAGACAGGGCACCAACTGTTCCTGCACACCATTATTGCCGGCGGGCAGGCTGAAACCGACACCATCCAGGGCCTGAACTCCCTTTTAAATTGTTTTCCAGGCACCCCTGTAACAGTGTGGGTCAATCCGTTTTTCGGCCAGATTGAGTTTACAGAAAAACACGAACTTGCCAGGAAGAACGCAAAAAATGGCGGGATCATCATCACTCTGCCCTCTTATAAAAAAGAAACATTCGGCCACGATTTAGAAACCGTTTTAAAGTCCCGGCTCACTTTTGAGCAGGCGATAGAATCTGACGGGTTAAACATAATGGCAAAACAACGCCTTAAAATCATCCGGGATAACATTTGGGCCTTACTTGATGGAACTGGATTCACCAATGAAATCAAAAATACAGGCACTGATAGCTAA
- a CDS encoding nucleotidyltransferase domain-containing protein produces MMQKTLSKNHIIEQLKTDKDFLKQNFGVIKIGLFGSYAKNQQTQNSDIDLLVEFQEPRFDWIANLQAYMELRFEKKIEIVRKRELSNSKFFDRVEKDVIYA; encoded by the coding sequence ATGATGCAAAAGACACTTTCAAAAAATCATATAATTGAACAACTTAAAACTGATAAAGATTTTTTAAAACAAAATTTTGGGGTTATTAAAATTGGCTTGTTTGGATCTTATGCTAAAAATCAGCAAACGCAAAACAGCGATATTGATTTATTGGTAGAATTTCAGGAGCCACGTTTCGATTGGATAGCCAACCTTCAAGCCTATATGGAGCTAAGATTTGAAAAGAAGATTGAAATTGTCAGGAAAAGGGAGCTAAGCAACAGCAAATTTTTTGATCGAGTGGAAAAGGACGTCATTTATGCTTGA